In Epilithonimonas zeae, a single window of DNA contains:
- a CDS encoding ankyrin repeat domain-containing protein: MKKYFTVILLVMFFGLSFSQTKNVFDIARSGTLDEMKALVSQNPEIINSKNERGFTPLILACYRGNTEVAKYLIDNVKDLNYLSQEGTALSSLCINYNKELVEKMLSKNADPNIQDSFGNTPLLWAVKRGNLELVKILLQNKADRTIKDSLGISAFEYAVKSNNNEMINLLKL; the protein is encoded by the coding sequence ATGAAAAAGTATTTTACAGTAATTCTTTTAGTAATGTTTTTCGGGTTGAGTTTTTCTCAGACTAAAAATGTTTTTGATATCGCCCGAAGCGGAACTCTTGACGAAATGAAAGCTTTGGTGAGTCAAAATCCAGAGATCATTAATTCTAAAAATGAAAGAGGTTTTACACCCTTGATTTTGGCTTGTTACAGAGGCAATACCGAAGTTGCAAAATATCTGATTGATAACGTAAAAGACTTGAACTATCTCAGTCAGGAAGGAACAGCACTTTCGTCACTTTGTATTAATTATAATAAAGAGCTTGTAGAAAAAATGCTATCAAAAAATGCTGACCCTAATATTCAGGATTCTTTTGGAAATACACCACTTTTATGGGCCGTAAAAAGAGGAAATCTAGAACTCGTAAAAATACTTTTACAAAATAAAGCGGACAGAACTATAAAAGATTCGCTTGGAATTTCCGCGTTTGAATATGCCGTAAAATCTAATAATAATGAAATGATTAATCTTCTAAAACTTTAA
- a CDS encoding T9SS type A sorting domain-containing protein, with amino-acid sequence MFKKNLLLGIPLFMSGMFFSQFSTGMVSLPTTSMSVKIDVDATNVTMTLTGSSTSWLGIGFSDEGMKSGADGFIYNSSADRDYTFNGVGVAPSADAVQNWTELSNIVASGIRTLVVRRTLAGGAGDYAFTNAAGSLPIFYGKGTSTALAYHGVGNKDFATLTFSPALAVDDVNSSAKKIGVYPNPVNDVLNFTNADKISSVKIYDSTGKQVVSQKSVVSLDVSQLMKGVYFIEFENIDGSKSYEKLIKN; translated from the coding sequence ATGTTTAAAAAAAATCTACTTTTAGGAATTCCGCTTTTTATGAGCGGTATGTTTTTTTCTCAGTTTTCTACTGGGATGGTCAGTTTGCCCACAACTTCTATGTCAGTAAAAATTGATGTTGATGCTACAAATGTCACTATGACTTTAACGGGGAGTAGTACCAGTTGGTTAGGAATTGGATTCAGTGATGAAGGGATGAAATCAGGAGCAGATGGATTTATTTACAATAGCAGTGCTGATAGAGACTACACTTTTAATGGAGTAGGAGTAGCTCCATCGGCAGATGCTGTACAAAACTGGACAGAGCTTTCTAATATAGTCGCTTCCGGAATACGGACTTTGGTTGTAAGAAGAACTCTTGCAGGAGGAGCTGGTGATTACGCATTTACGAATGCTGCAGGAAGTCTTCCTATATTCTATGGTAAAGGAACTTCCACAGCTTTGGCATACCATGGCGTAGGAAATAAAGATTTTGCAACCTTGACATTCTCTCCTGCTTTGGCTGTTGATGATGTTAATTCTTCAGCGAAGAAAATAGGCGTTTATCCTAATCCGGTAAATGATGTTTTGAATTTTACTAATGCGGATAAAATCAGTTCGGTTAAAATTTATGATTCGACTGGAAAACAAGTGGTGTCTCAAAAATCTGTTGTAAGTCTGGATGTTTCTCAATTGATGAAAGGTGTTTATTTCATAGAATTTGAAAATATAGACGGCTCCAAGAGTTATGAAAAGTTAATCAAGAATTAA
- a CDS encoding purine-nucleoside phosphorylase, whose product MLEKFKETAEFIKNIIGEAPDFAIVLGSGLGKLQNEVEAIHTLDYKDIPNFPQTTVIGHGGKLIYGILEGKKVLMMSGRFHYYEGHSMETVTFPFRVFHLLRIKNLILSNACGGVNPNFKVADIMVLTDHINMMPEHPLRGKNIDELGPRFVDMSEPYNRKMIELAKNIAVQENIDLKEGVYVALTGPTFETPAEYGMVKAIGGDAVGMSTVPEVIVAKHQGMDCFCLSIITDLGGPDISFAVSHEEVLEAANKAMPNVIKIVKGLVKNYN is encoded by the coding sequence ATGTTAGAAAAGTTTAAAGAAACGGCAGAGTTCATCAAAAACATTATTGGGGAAGCTCCTGATTTTGCTATTGTTTTGGGTTCTGGTCTTGGAAAACTTCAAAACGAGGTTGAGGCGATTCATACTTTAGATTATAAAGACATTCCGAATTTTCCCCAAACTACAGTTATTGGTCACGGCGGAAAATTGATTTACGGAATCCTAGAAGGCAAAAAAGTCTTGATGATGAGTGGTCGTTTTCATTATTATGAAGGTCATTCTATGGAAACTGTCACTTTTCCTTTCCGAGTTTTTCATTTGTTAAGAATTAAGAATTTGATTTTGTCTAATGCTTGTGGGGGCGTGAATCCCAACTTCAAAGTAGCGGATATTATGGTTTTAACCGATCATATCAATATGATGCCCGAGCATCCCTTGAGAGGTAAAAACATTGATGAATTAGGACCTCGTTTTGTGGATATGAGTGAGCCTTATAATCGCAAAATGATTGAATTAGCTAAAAACATTGCTGTTCAGGAAAACATAGATTTAAAAGAAGGTGTCTATGTCGCTTTGACAGGACCAACTTTTGAAACACCTGCAGAATACGGAATGGTAAAAGCCATTGGCGGAGATGCTGTTGGAATGAGTACTGTTCCGGAAGTCATTGTTGCAAAACATCAGGGAATGGATTGTTTCTGTCTTTCCATCATCACAGATTTAGGAGGTCCGGATATTTCCTTCGCTGTTTCTCACGAAGAAGTTTTGGAAGCAGCCAATAAAGCAATGCCTAACGTCATCAAAATCGTAAAAGGTCTTGTAAAAAATTACAATTAA